In the genome of Bos mutus isolate GX-2022 chromosome 28, NWIPB_WYAK_1.1, whole genome shotgun sequence, the window AGGGACCCGTTAGGGACTGGGCAAGTCTACGCACGGCACCACACATTTGTATTCCCTTTCCTGCAGCTCAGCGAACAGAGACGAGACTAGGCTCCGAAGGACCAGCACGCCCTTATCTCCCGGTAAAAGCCACATTCCTGTCACTCTCCCGGGGCTCGTCCTCCGGTCCTACAGCTCCCGCTTACATTGCGCTGGTGACCTAAAAGGTCTAGGGCGGGGAAAGGCGGGGTCAGCCTCAGCAGCCAATCAGGACTCGGCCCCTTGCCCAGCCAATGGGGTTTAGCCAATCCGGCCTGACGAGGAAGCCCTGGGACAGTGCTTGCGCCTCTTGCTTCCAGATTTGGGTGGAGCTACGTGGGGTCAGCTGGTTCCGCTCGTGGTCTTTGCTCACTCGCTCGCTTTCCGGGAAGCCCTCGGTGTGCCGTCCCGGAGGCCATGGGGCGTCAGTGGGGGCCCGCCATgagggcagctgagcaggcgggcTGCGTGGTGAGCGCCTCCCGGGCAGGGCAGCCCGAGGCAGGCTCGTGGAGCTGCAGCGGGGTGATCCTGAACCGTCGCCCGGGCCTGGTGCTGTGCCATGGGGGCATCTTCACCCCCTTCCTGCGGGCCGGCAGCGGGGCGCTGACCGCTGCGAGCGCCGCCTTCCTGCCGGGCGACAGTTGCGGCGACGACCTGCGCCTGCACGTGCAGTGCGGCCCAACCGCCGCAAGTCCGGCAGGCCGCGCGGAGCGGGGTCGCCCGGGGTTGTGCACGCCCCAGTGCGCCGGCCTGGAACCCGGCCCGCCCGCCCGGCCCCGCGGGCGGCCACTGCAGCCCCCGCGCCCCGCCGAGCTTCTGCTGCTGTTGAGCTGCCCGGCCTTCCGGGGCCACTTCGTGCGCCTCTTTGGCGGCGAGGAGGCCGAGCAGTGGCGCTTCGCAAACGCCGCACCGGATGATGAGGTGtcggaggaagaggaggaggaccaGCTGAGAGCGCTGGGGTGGTTCGCACTGCTTCGCGTGCGGCcggagatggagaaggaggcgGAGGAGCGAGGGCCGGTATTGGCCGTGGCGCCTCTCGGGGACGTGCCCAAGGGCGCACCGCTCCTGGCTTGCGGCTCCCCGTTCGGGGCCTTCTGCCCGGACATCTTTCTCAATACGCTCAGCCGCGGTGTGCTCAGCAACTCAGCCGGCCCGCTGCTGCTCACCGATGCCCGCTGCCTGCCAGGCACGGAGGGCGGAGGCGTGTTCGCGTCGCGGCCCGCGGGGGCGTTGGTGGCGCTGGTGGCTGCACCCCTCTGCTGGAAGGCCCGCGAGTGGGTGGGCCTCACGCTGCTCTGCGCCGCCGCCCCACTGCTCAGCGTCGCCCGAGCCGCCCTCTGCCGCCTTCACCCCGACACTGCCGCCCTGGCTGCCCTCCTACCGCCTGAGATGGGTGCCCCATGGGGCCTGCCCCTCCGATACCGAGACCCCGGGCCCCCTTGGGCAGCTGCGGCCGTGCTGGTGGAGTGTGGTTCTGTCTGGGGCTCCGGAGTGGCCGTGGCGCCCCATCTCGTGGTGACCTGCCGGCATGTGGCCCCTCTGGAGACGGCGAAGGTCCTGGTGCGCTCCACTACCCCCAAGTAAGGCCCTGAAGGTTGCCCGCACTCCACTCCCTCACCAGCTGTCAGGACTAGATTCCAGGCCTCAGGT includes:
- the TYSND1 gene encoding peroxisomal leader peptide-processing protease, whose translation is MGRQWGPAMRAAEQAGCVVSASRAGQPEAGSWSCSGVILNRRPGLVLCHGGIFTPFLRAGSGALTAASAAFLPGDSCGDDLRLHVQCGPTAASPAGRAERGRPGLCTPQCAGLEPGPPARPRGRPLQPPRPAELLLLLSCPAFRGHFVRLFGGEEAEQWRFANAAPDDEVSEEEEEDQLRALGWFALLRVRPEMEKEAEERGPVLAVAPLGDVPKGAPLLACGSPFGAFCPDIFLNTLSRGVLSNSAGPLLLTDARCLPGTEGGGVFASRPAGALVALVAAPLCWKAREWVGLTLLCAAAPLLSVARAALCRLHPDTAALAALLPPEMGAPWGLPLRYRDPGPPWAAAAVLVECGSVWGSGVAVAPHLVVTCRHVAPLETAKVLVRSTTPKSAIIWGHVVFATQETSPYDIAVVRLEEDLDGVPVPVPAEHFHEGEAVSVVGFGVFGQACGPSVTSGILSAVVRVDDTPVMLQTTCAVHGGSSGGPLFSACSGDLLGIVASNTRDNNTGATYPHLNFSIPITVLQPALQQYSQTGDLGGFRQLDRASEPVRVVWRLQRPPAEALRSKL